The following coding sequences lie in one Arachis ipaensis cultivar K30076 chromosome B03, Araip1.1, whole genome shotgun sequence genomic window:
- the LOC107630330 gene encoding phosphopantothenate--cysteine ligase 1: MDAPNGSQDTEQTLDSQVKAFFDSAPPLQNRNDIIQKLNHFIQLNSLSSENGIGKRIVCVTSGGTTQAVNSGLLLKLPFSTIFEYLQMLQIISKPMKDIGPRAMFFLAAAVSDFYVPWKDMVEHKIQSGSHILDVKLVQVPKMLSVLRKDWAPVAFCISFKLETDSNILIKKARGALEKYNMHAVVANELSTRKEQVVVVTIDDKITVQRDKSKADDDVENPLIKLLSQRHSAYIEDSKRMR, from the exons ATGGATGCACCAAATGGATCCCAAGATACTGAGCAAACCCTTGATTCACAAGTCAAAGCGTTCTTTGATTCTGCTCCACCTCTCCAGAATAGGAATGATATCATTCAGAAATTGAATCACTTCATTCAGCTGAATTCTTTATCTTCAG AAAATGGGATAGGTAAGAGAATTGTTTGTGTGACTTCTGGTGGCACCACTCAGGCAGTGAATAGTGGTCTCCTGTTAAAGCTTCCCTTCAGCACTATATTTGAGTATCTTCAG aTGCTGCAAATAATTTCAAAGCCAATGAAGGATATTGGCCCACGTGCAATGTTCTTTCTTGCTGCTGCAGTATCTGACTTTTATGTTCCTTGGAAGGACATG GTAGAACATAAAATTCAATCTGGATCTCACATCTTGGATGTGAAACTTGTTCAAGTGCCAAAGATGCTATCAGTGCTTAGGAAAGATTGGGCACCCGTTGCTTTTTGCATATCTTTCAAG TTAGAGACAGATTCAAACATTCTTATAAAAAAGGCGCGGGGTGCTCTCGAGAAGTACAATATGCATGCTGTTGTTGCGAACGAGCTCTCCACGCGCAAAGAGCAAGTGGTGGTTGTCACCATTGACGACAAGATTACGGTTCAACGAGATAAGAGTAAGGCTGATGATGATGTAGAGAATCCCCTCATTAAGCTTCTTTCTCAGAGACATTCAGCTTACATTGAGGATTCGAAGAGAATGAGGTGA
- the LOC107630329 gene encoding uncharacterized protein LOC107630329: protein LWFRVNQRRTLVKASNWDEQQSPWETTELDRDADEEQIKSAYPRLAKFYHPDVYDGRGTLEEGETAEARFIKIQAAYELLIDNEKRRQYDMDNRVNPLKASETWMEWLMKKQKAFDQRGDMAVAAWAEQQQQELNLRVRQLSRSKTDPDEARKILAREKAAAAKNFSNTLKRHTLVLKKRDLMRRKAEQDQDKHISQLLAAEGLELDSDE from the exons CTATGGTTTCGCGTTAATCAGAGGAGAACTCTGGTCAAGGCTTCAAATTGGGACGAACAACAATCCCCTTGG GAAACAACAGAATTGGACAGAGATGCTGATGAAGAACAGATAAAGAGCGCTTATCCACGATTGGCTAAATTCTATCATCCAGATG TCTATGATGGTAGAGGAACCCTTGAGGAAGGCGAAACAGCAGAAGCTAGGTTCATTAAGATCCAAGCTGCTTATGAATTGCTTATAGACAATGAGAAGCGAAGACAGTATGATATGGATAACCGAGTCAACCCTCTGA AGGCGTCTGAGACATGGATGGAGTGGCTAATGAAAAAGCAAAAAGCTTTTGATCAACGTGGTGATATGGCAGTTGCTGCTTGGGCTGAGCAGCAGCAACAAGAGTTGAATCTACGTGTCCGTCAACTTTCTCGTTCAAAG ACGGATCCTGATGAGGCAAGGAAGATTCTGGCTAGAGAGAAGGCAGCTGCTGCTAAGAATTTCTCCAATACCCTTAAAAGGCACACACTTGTTCTCAAGAAAAGAGATTTGATGAGAAGAAAGGCTGAGCAAGATCAAGATAAACATATCAGCCAGCTCTTGGCAGCAGAAGGTCTTGAATTAGATAGTGATGAATGA